One part of the Amphiura filiformis chromosome 5, Afil_fr2py, whole genome shotgun sequence genome encodes these proteins:
- the LOC140152805 gene encoding E3 ubiquitin-protein ligase TRIM71-like, whose translation MKHQITTMADSKYSQSSEELIECGICQLTLEEPKALPCLHSFCLSCLTEWTRQDADSINCPICAKDFLLPPNGVKGLASNVFISKLIQRKSSPVTRTLSKQNKPEIPCTCCGVTQSGVDGYCIDCKGYVCQMCAIMHKTLKPLNHHKIVPMEHIQSGKVDIRSLSKQECCQIHEGQVLWFFCNTCGLIICRDCTVVDHPAGSHKLVNLKSATKEQIDDILSLADSCRIVEQQVVGAIRQADEVKGNLDRALNEAKAGIDKAFNGLVSMLKIKQADLSTQLHFAGLERKKQIDVARDSLVLQHTRLNSALQMSKHVTETGSDYDIALVYSSLKNSLTQLQDIKPNLVQRNLGVLNFKSNQANFSLPRLGTIQLGSCQLVKEFGQDGEGKLNGGRGIAITPDGNIAVADCNSLGKVMIYGKDGRFKFHLDTTEGLKSDQITYPWDIAVSGDGDFFVTHLAPHVNVYGPDGTYKHRFAIVSPSHILSDTEDTSLYGLAMDSNRNLLIGEAKQQYISKHRKDGIHIISFKVTIKPFFIAVTPRDEIIISSQDIPQSIQVLHQTGIVLRTLKPPDNMRACHGLSCTRNYDIYAVHMSAESKGIFSYSASGDVLGCITEELSYPWGIAITDDGKRMMVVENECVKIFSLR comes from the exons atgaagcATCAG ATAACAACCATGGCAGATTCTAAGTATTCTCAGAGCAGTGAGGAACTCATAGAATGTGGCATATGTCAGCTGACACTTGAGGAACCAAAGGCCCTTCCATGTCTTCACTCATTCTGTCTCTCATGTCTTACTGAATGGACCCGACAAGATGCAGATAGCATCAATTGTCCTATCTGTGCCAAAGATTTCTTGCTCCCACCCAATGGAGTAAAAGGTCTAGCCAGCAATGTCTTCattagtaaattgatacaaaGGAAATCATCACCAGTGACCAGGACACTATCAAAGCAAAATAAACCTGAAATTCCTTGCACATGTTGCGGAGTGACTCAAAGCGGGGTGGATGGATATTGTATTGACTGTAAGGGATATGTATGCCAGATGTGCGCTATCATGCATAAAACACTCAAGCCACTCAATCATCATAAGATCGTTCCTATGGAGCATATTCAATCTGGGAAGGTTGACATCAGAAGCTTATCAAAGCAAGAATGCTGCCAGATTCATGAAGGACAGGTGCTGTGGTTCTTCTGCAATACCTGCGGACTAATCATCTGCCGTGATTGCACTGTTGTGGATCACCCAGCAGGAAGTCATAAACTTGTGAATCTGAAGAGTGCCACCAAGGAACAGATTGATGACATTTTGTCATTAGCGGATTCATGTCGTATTGTTGAACAGCAAGTCGTGGGTGCAATCAGACAAGCTGATGAAGTGAAAGGTAATCTAGACAGAGCATTGAATGAAGCAAAAGCTGGAATTGACAAAGCTTTCAATGGACTTGTGTCTATGTTGAAAATCAAGCAAGCAGATTTGTCTACGCAGCTACATTTTGCTGGTTTGGAACGCAAGAAACAGATTGATGTGGCAAGAGATTCTCTTGTACTACAACACACAAGATTGAATTCAGCATTACAAATGTCTAAGCATGTAACAGAGACAGGTTCAGACTATGATATTGCCCTGGTATACTCATCTCTCAAGAACAGCTTGACACAACTACAAGATATTAAACCTAATCTTGTGCAAAGAAATCTTGGTGTTCTCAATTTCAAATCTAATCAAGCTAACTTTTCCCTGCCACGACTAGGTACAATACAACTCGGAAGCTGCCAGTTGGTGAAAGAATTTGGCCAAGATGGTGAAGGGAAACTGAATGGTGGGCGTGGCATTGCAATAACTCCTGACGGCAACATTGCAGTTGCAGATTGCAACTCTTTGGGCAAAGTCATGATCTATGGCAAAGATGGTAGATTCAAGTTCCATCTGGACACAACAGAAGGGCTCAAGTCTGATCAGATCACTTATCCATGGGATATTGCTGTCAGTGGAGATGGAGACTTCTTTGTCACACATTTAGCACCGCATGTTAATGTGTATGGCCCAGATGGTACCTACAAGCATCGCTTTGCTATTGTGTCTCCTTCTCACATCCTATCTGATACTGAAGACACATCACTATATGGTCTTGCCATGGATAGCAATAGGAATTTACTCATAGGTGAGGCTAAACAACAGTACATCAGCAAACATCGCAAGGATGGCATACATATCATCAGCTTCAAAGTTACCATCAAGCCTTTCTTCATCGCAGTTACTCCACGTGATGAAATCATCATATCCTCCCAAGATATCCCACAGTCTATACAAGTGTTACATCAAACGGGTATAGTGCTTAGGACTCTGAAACCACCTGATAACATGAGAGCATGTCATGGACTGTCTTGTACAAGGAATTATGACATCTATGCTGTTCACATGTCTGCAGAAAGCAAAGGGATCTTTAGTTATTCTGCTTCTGGTGATGTGTTGGGTTGTATTACAGAAGAGTTGAGTTACCCATGGGGCATAGCTATTACAGATGATGGCAAGAGGATGATGGTTGTGGAAAATGAATGCGTCAAGATTTTCAGCTTACGCTAA